From Desulfatibacillum aliphaticivorans DSM 15576, the proteins below share one genomic window:
- a CDS encoding PEP/pyruvate-binding domain-containing protein: protein METTQRSPEEISSGFPALDEIIDRLRIGDNVVWRVDSLENYSILARAFADLALDHHRKLVYIRFAAHPLIMKPREGLLTLEVDPGLGFDSFCTQVSNIIDEHGPHTFYVFDNLSALVEDWATDELLANFFQVTCPYLREMKTIAYFALTRGQHSHVALSKIRSTTQVLMDVYYVQGHLYIQALKVLDRYSPQMFIPHKFHGTSLTPLSQSSEASVVLAHASRQPLRRKADSFVPWDEVYRKLAQFEESEITAPERIQERDALKMEFARMIIGSHPQFNRLADDYLTLQDLFDIRYRMIGSGRIGGKASGMLVARRILLDAPGEVNFGKVLEQHDSFYIGSDVFFSFLVNNGLFRLRMRLTRSSQITQEEFEEVERRFLVGKFPPEIMEQFQDMLEYFGQAPIIVRSSSLLEDGFGNAFAGKYRSEFCVNQDTPEQRMDDFLRAVKLVYASAVNPDALAYRRQRGLGESDEQMAILVQRVSGFNYKKFFFPQMAGVAFSHNLYRWTDRIDPLQGMVRLVFGLGTRAVDRVGGDYPRIIALSHPELRQEVGAKISAYSQRRVDVLDLSQNKFHTQRFNDLVAGGDYPGLHLFVSMVEHGYVRDPASALLKDLKNSVLTFNLLIRQTNFIQVMREMTAKLEKAYGYPVDTELTASIGADNEVRINLLQCRPMRLPGAKVPEDAMPPEDLRTQSVLFRTTRMIPGGVADKIRYILYIDPKAYANRASLEVKKSLGRVVGDLNRHAAFAKHRFIIAGPGRWGSSNINLGVNTSYADINNTSALVEIALETAGHTPELSYGTHFFLDLVESQIIYLPVYPDNPATQYNFTFFNSSPNILCEILPQASQYAEFIKVIDVHRATGGKYAKIVADSKNQKAVCFLDEGK from the coding sequence ATGGAAACAACCCAAAGATCACCGGAAGAAATTAGCAGCGGCTTTCCGGCGCTTGATGAAATCATAGACCGGCTTCGGATAGGCGATAACGTAGTCTGGCGGGTGGACAGCCTGGAGAATTACTCTATTCTTGCACGGGCTTTTGCAGACTTGGCTCTGGATCACCACCGCAAACTGGTATACATACGGTTCGCCGCGCATCCCTTGATCATGAAGCCTCGGGAAGGTCTGCTCACCCTGGAAGTAGACCCAGGCCTTGGTTTCGACAGTTTCTGCACCCAGGTGAGCAACATCATTGACGAGCACGGCCCCCATACCTTTTACGTGTTTGACAATCTATCGGCCCTAGTGGAAGACTGGGCCACGGACGAACTGCTGGCCAATTTTTTTCAGGTGACGTGCCCGTATCTGCGGGAAATGAAAACCATAGCATATTTTGCTTTAACGCGAGGCCAGCACTCCCACGTTGCACTATCCAAGATACGAAGCACCACGCAGGTGCTGATGGATGTGTACTACGTGCAAGGACATCTCTACATTCAGGCTCTCAAGGTATTGGACCGATATTCTCCTCAAATGTTTATCCCCCACAAGTTCCATGGCACGTCCTTAACCCCCCTTTCCCAAAGCAGCGAGGCGTCCGTGGTCCTGGCGCACGCCAGCAGGCAGCCATTGCGGCGCAAAGCAGATTCCTTCGTGCCTTGGGATGAGGTTTATAGGAAACTTGCCCAGTTTGAGGAATCCGAGATCACCGCCCCGGAGCGGATTCAAGAGAGGGACGCCCTGAAAATGGAGTTTGCCCGGATGATTATCGGAAGTCATCCCCAGTTTAATCGGCTCGCTGACGATTACCTCACCTTACAAGATCTGTTTGACATCCGATATCGGATGATCGGCTCCGGCCGAATCGGTGGAAAAGCCTCCGGAATGCTGGTGGCGCGCCGGATTCTCCTGGATGCGCCAGGGGAAGTTAATTTCGGAAAGGTGCTTGAGCAGCATGACTCTTTCTATATAGGCTCGGACGTATTTTTCAGTTTCTTGGTTAATAATGGTCTGTTCCGGCTTAGAATGCGCCTCACACGCAGTTCCCAGATAACACAAGAGGAATTTGAGGAGGTCGAGCGTCGATTTCTGGTTGGAAAATTCCCGCCTGAAATCATGGAGCAATTCCAGGACATGTTGGAATATTTCGGACAGGCTCCGATTATCGTGCGATCAAGCAGTCTGCTTGAAGATGGGTTCGGCAATGCTTTTGCTGGTAAATACCGAAGCGAGTTCTGCGTCAATCAAGACACTCCGGAACAACGCATGGATGATTTTCTGCGGGCGGTGAAGCTGGTTTATGCCAGCGCGGTGAACCCGGACGCCCTGGCCTATCGGAGGCAGAGGGGACTTGGGGAGTCGGATGAACAGATGGCCATCCTGGTCCAGCGAGTCTCGGGCTTCAACTACAAAAAATTTTTTTTCCCGCAAATGGCCGGCGTGGCTTTTTCTCACAATCTCTACCGATGGACCGACCGGATTGATCCCTTGCAGGGCATGGTTCGCCTTGTCTTCGGGCTGGGCACCCGCGCTGTGGACCGGGTTGGAGGCGACTACCCGCGTATAATAGCTCTTAGCCACCCGGAACTGCGCCAGGAGGTTGGGGCCAAAATTTCAGCCTATTCACAGCGCCGTGTGGACGTTCTTGATCTTTCCCAAAATAAGTTTCACACACAAAGATTTAACGACTTAGTCGCAGGAGGGGATTATCCTGGCTTGCATCTTTTCGTTTCCATGGTCGAGCATGGATATGTGCGGGATCCCGCCAGCGCCTTGCTCAAAGACCTTAAAAATTCGGTGCTGACGTTTAACCTCCTTATCAGACAAACGAATTTTATCCAGGTAATGCGGGAAATGACCGCCAAGTTGGAGAAGGCCTATGGGTATCCGGTTGATACGGAATTAACCGCTTCCATTGGCGCGGACAACGAGGTTCGAATCAATCTTTTGCAGTGCCGCCCCATGAGACTGCCGGGAGCCAAAGTTCCAGAAGATGCTATGCCCCCCGAGGATTTGCGAACACAAAGCGTTCTTTTTCGCACCACGCGCATGATTCCCGGAGGGGTGGCGGACAAAATCCGCTACATCCTATATATTGATCCCAAGGCTTATGCGAACAGGGCCTCACTGGAGGTGAAAAAATCCCTGGGACGCGTGGTGGGCGACCTGAACCGGCACGCTGCCTTTGCGAAACACAGGTTCATCATAGCTGGTCCTGGCCGATGGGGCAGTTCCAACATCAATCTAGGCGTTAACACCTCCTACGCTGACATAAACAATACCTCGGCCCTGGTGGAAATCGCTTTGGAAACGGCTGGACATACTCCGGAGCTTTCCTATGGCACCCATTTTTTCCTGGATCTTGTGGAATCACAAATAATCTACCTCCCAGTCTACCCGGACAATCCCGCAACGCAATACAATTTCACTTTTTTTAATTCTTCCCCAAATATCCTGTGTGAAATTCTCCCCCAAGCATCACAATATGCGGAGTTTATCAAGGTCATAGACGTGCACCGAGCAACCGGCGGAAAATACGCCAAAATAGTAGCCGATTCGAAAAATCAAAAAGCGGTGTGTTTTCTTGATGAAGGGAAATAG
- a CDS encoding Glu/Leu/Phe/Val family dehydrogenase, whose amino-acid sequence MSSKDNQRCSSIAQLFCLYAFPSLQRALSNYYLNIINTIHYKILPLRRRSWYAPCSNKGRLCWKGFGTMYQPQPKKGGNRMSSQNPFEIARKQIADCAEILGLEPHVHDLLRNPMFEAHVSMPVRMDDGSIKVFQGFRVQYNNSRGPTKGGLRFHPDETIDTVRALAAWMTWKCALLDLPLGGGKGGVVCNAKEMSQSELERLSRAYVRAIYQIIGPEKDIPAPDVYTTPAVMAWMMDEYSTIIGRNQFGVITGKPINLGGSLGRGDATARGGMYTIREAARELGLDLKGATVAVQGFGNAGNFAASLARDLFGCKIVAVSDSKGAVYCKDGIDQEGVCTFKEDTSSVVDCPNTENISNDDLLELDVDILIPSALENAITEKNAPNVKAKIVAELANGPTTPEADEILYEKGVHVIPDFLCNAGGVTVSYFEMVQNAYMYNWGEETVRHRLDDKMTVAYKSVLDTSKKFAINMRKAAYVVAVERVVEAMKLRGWI is encoded by the coding sequence ATGAGTTCAAAAGACAACCAGCGCTGTTCAAGTATTGCACAATTATTTTGCCTTTACGCCTTCCCTTCCTTGCAGAGAGCACTATCTAACTATTACCTTAATATAATAAATACAATCCATTATAAGATATTGCCGCTCCGTCGCCGGAGTTGGTACGCCCCTTGCTCCAATAAGGGCCGGTTATGCTGGAAAGGATTTGGAACAATGTATCAACCTCAACCTAAAAAAGGAGGCAACCGGATGTCGAGCCAAAACCCTTTTGAAATTGCACGAAAACAAATTGCTGACTGTGCGGAAATTCTTGGGCTGGAACCCCATGTGCATGATCTTCTCCGCAACCCCATGTTTGAAGCCCACGTATCCATGCCGGTGCGTATGGATGATGGCTCCATAAAGGTGTTCCAGGGTTTCAGGGTGCAGTACAATAATTCAAGGGGGCCAACAAAAGGGGGGCTTCGCTTTCATCCCGACGAAACCATTGATACCGTGCGCGCCCTTGCGGCGTGGATGACCTGGAAATGCGCACTCCTGGACCTCCCTCTCGGCGGTGGAAAAGGTGGGGTGGTGTGCAATGCAAAAGAAATGTCTCAATCCGAGCTGGAACGCTTAAGCCGCGCCTACGTCAGGGCGATCTACCAGATAATCGGGCCGGAAAAAGATATCCCTGCGCCCGATGTTTATACAACACCGGCGGTAATGGCCTGGATGATGGATGAGTACTCCACGATCATCGGCCGGAACCAATTCGGCGTCATAACCGGCAAACCGATTAACCTGGGGGGATCCTTGGGAAGGGGAGATGCAACTGCCCGAGGAGGAATGTATACCATTCGCGAGGCAGCGAGGGAGTTAGGCCTGGATCTTAAAGGGGCTACCGTTGCCGTGCAGGGCTTCGGAAACGCAGGAAATTTTGCGGCAAGCCTGGCCCGGGATCTTTTTGGCTGTAAAATTGTCGCCGTCAGCGACAGCAAGGGCGCTGTGTATTGCAAGGATGGCATCGATCAGGAAGGGGTATGCACCTTCAAAGAAGACACATCCTCAGTCGTCGATTGCCCAAATACGGAAAACATTTCCAACGACGATTTGTTGGAACTGGATGTGGACATTCTGATCCCTTCGGCGCTGGAAAACGCCATCACCGAGAAAAACGCCCCGAATGTCAAGGCAAAAATCGTTGCCGAACTGGCTAACGGCCCCACGACTCCGGAAGCGGATGAAATCCTGTATGAAAAAGGGGTCCACGTAATACCGGATTTTCTGTGCAACGCGGGCGGGGTTACGGTTTCCTATTTCGAAATGGTGCAAAACGCCTACATGTACAATTGGGGTGAGGAAACTGTTCGCCATCGTTTGGATGACAAAATGACGGTGGCGTATAAATCCGTATTGGAT